The following coding sequences are from one Arachis hypogaea cultivar Tifrunner chromosome 7, arahy.Tifrunner.gnm2.J5K5, whole genome shotgun sequence window:
- the LOC112701637 gene encoding 7-ethoxycoumarin O-deethylase-like translates to MQKYGRTGEAVDVGHAAFRACINFLSNTFVSEDFVESVENGEYKDIVSTLLKLTGATNVVDIFPFLKVFDPQGLQRHTIHYLNKFFHNLDKLIEKRLKLREEGHYVTNNDMLDALLDISHQDSQRMDRKKIKHFLLDLLVAGTDTTAYGLERAMTEVLHNPEVMSKAKQELEQNIGRGNPIDESDVAKLPYLQAIVKESLRLHPPAPLLLPRKAKVDVEISGYRIPKNARVLINEWAIGRNPNVWDNANSFLPERLLGSKIDVKGRDFQLTPFGSGRRICPGSPLAMRMIHVMLGSLLNSFDWKLQSMDKDQPLLAIPLPIIINN, encoded by the exons ATGCAAAAATATGGCCGAACCGGCGAAGCTGTTGATGTTGGGCATGCGGCTTTTAGGGCGTGCATAAATTTCTTGTCTAATACTTTTGTCTCCGAGGATTTCGTTGAATCAGTGGAGAATGGTGAGTACAAGGATATTGTGTCCACTCTTTTAAAATTAACCGGGGCTACAAATGTGGTGGATATTTTTCCATTTCTAAAAGTATTTGACCCTCAAGGACTCCAAAGGCACACTATTCATTATCTCAACAAGTTCTTTCACAACTTGGACAAGTTAATTGAGAAAAGATTGAAGTTAAGAGAAGAGGGACATTATGTTACGAACAATGACATGTTGGACGCACTTCTTGATATTTCTCATCAGGATAGCCAGAGGATGGACCGAAAAAAGATCAAACACTTTTTACTT GATCTACTTGTAGCGGGTACAGATACAACAGCATATGGATTAGAAAGAGCAATGACTGAAGTACTCCACAATCCAGAGGTTATGTCCAAAGCCAAACAAGAGTTGGAACAAAATATTGGAAGAGGTAACCCTATTGATGAGTCCGATGTTGCCAAACTGCCATATTTACAAGCAATCGTAAAAGAGAGTTTACGATTACACCCTCCAGCTCCACTCTTGCTCCCAAGAAAAGCTAAGGTTGATGTGGAGATCTCAGGTTATAGGATCCCAAAGAATGCAAGGGTCCTAATTAATGAATGGGCTATTGGTAGGAACCCTAATGTGTGGGACAATGCCAATTCGTTCTTGCCAGAGAGATTGTTGGGATCTAAAATTGATGTTAAAGGAAGAGATTTTCAGCTGACACCATTTGGAAGTGGAAGAAGAATTTGTCCTGGCTCTCCATTGGCTATGAGAATGATTCATGTCATGTTGGGATCACTACTAAACTCTTTTGACTGGAAACTTCAGAGTATGGATAAGGATCAACCCCTCCTAGCTATTCCTCTTCCTATTATAATAAACAATTAA
- the LOC112701639 gene encoding serine/threonine-protein phosphatase 7 long form homolog, translating to MVNALIERWRPETHTFHFPIGECAVTLEDVAIILGLPTNGLPVTGPTMSSFEALEGECLHQFGVALRKTDCRGSFIKLTWFRGLKDRIVLNDNVHLQMYVKCHIMLLFGTILFGDKSGAAVHWKFLTSLRNFGGIIQFSWGSVCLAHLYRSLCRATRVDYKEIDGPLTLLLTWAWIRLPFLAPIPGNPRVFPIANRWCDWDRENYGYRYTSLENYRRLLDDLQEG from the exons ATGGTTAATGCTCTGATTGAGAGATGGCGGCCTGAGACTCACACTTTTCATTTTCCGATTGGTGAGTGTGCCGTGACCTTGGAGGATGTGGCGATAATTCTCGGTCTGCCAACAAATGGTCTTCCAGTAACAGGACCGACAATGAGTAGTTTTGAGGCATTAGAAGGCGAGTGCTTGCACCAATTTGGAGTTGCATTGAGGAAGACGGACTGTAGAGGGAGCTTTATAAAATTAACGTGGTTTAGGGGTTTGAAAGATCGTATAGTGTTAAATGATAATGTTCACCTTCAGATGTATGTAAAGTGTCACATAATGTTGTTATTTGGGACAATTCTGTTTGGAGATAAGTCAGGTGCAGCAGTGCATTGGAAATTTTTAACTTCGCTCCGTAATTTTGGTGGAATCATACAGTTTAGTTGGGGTTCGGTATGCCTGGCACACTTGTATAGATCATTGTGTAGGGCAACTCGTGTCGACTACAAGGAGATTGACGGGCCACTGACATTGTTGCTTACTTGGGCTTGGATCCGGCTACCATTTCTAGCGCCAATTCCCGGCAATCCCCGAGTGTTTCCAATTGCAAACAG GTGGTGTGACTGGGACCGTGAAAACTATGGCTACCGATACACTTCGCTTGAAAATTACAGGAGGTTGTTAGATGATCTACAAGAAGGATAG
- the LOC112701640 gene encoding receptor-like protein 9a, with the protein MHFEDMECRWKKPWVTLMGATVLMMIQIFGSSSGCFPEEKRSLLEFKASYSDDSLLPSWVDEPNSNCCEWERVTCDPSSNHVTDLSLHGLYKDGSMPNHYGVFDCYGSPSLNSSLFLPFKELRTLNLSFNCFGDFIWNPDNRSTSTLETLETFDLSHNNLNEGVLEFLFGLTSLKNLIFAANNFVGLFPSKGICRLKQLEVLDLGGNDFEGTLDICLSNMSSLRTLDFSDNSLSGKISTTLIASLVSLEHLSLYGNKFEGVFSLNILANLTKLKVLQLGDMDSRTFQVQTEHPAWNASFQLEQLNLFSCKINSPTYRTPSFLSSQNRLKFLDLSKNNLVGEFPNWMLVNYTKLKALYLNGNFFTGNIKLPCGPILHGMDQLHVLDISSNHIQGKLPNNIGFFFPNLEYLDVSSNMFDGHIPASIGEMSNLTVLNLGNNSISGSMPENIVIGCTSLLHLFIEENQLNGTLLSCIAKPGLYTLSASRNNFEGSIVTQEKCQHDFIFLDLSQNNFSGALPSCLNMSSAKIIHLFGNRLTGAIPEGLLNSRRLLAIDLSDNNFMGTIPESIYDSESLTLLLLGKNQLQGNLSSQICELRNLQVLDLSENSLTGSIPSCLENLRFAGRMQFLNFPNIDFISLIPLNSEYDMFGFAMYAGYTYVQVTFKGRPLLFHGNIVELISLLDLSSNRLTGEIPHQLGDLSGLIALNLSHNRLSGLIPESFHKMQSMESLDLSNNHLSGQIPIQLSELTSLSHFNVSYNNLSGRVPNENQFETFDNSSYQGNPYLYWDNDNKHIPITPIDDGKKDATAASYVTVILVFMAIRWINPLQE; encoded by the exons ATGCATTTTGAGGATATGGAGTGTCGTTGGAAGAAGCCATGGGTGACGTTGATGGGAGCAACagtattgatgatgattcaaatattTGGTAGCAGCAGTGGGTGCTTTCCAGAAGAGAAGAGATCGCTGCTTGAATTTAAGGCTTCTTATTCGGATGATTCTTTGCTGCCTTCTTGGGTTGATGAACCCAACAGCAATTGCTGCGAATGGGAGCGCGTCACTTGTGATCCCTCTTCAAACCATGTCACCGATCTCTCTCTCCATGGTTTGTATAAAGATGGTTCTATGCCGAACCATTATGGAGTATTTGATTGTTATGGTTCTCCAAGCTTAAACAGTTCCTTGTTTCTACCCTTTAAAGAATTGAGAACCCTTAATTTGTCCTTTAATTGTTTTGGAGACTTCATTTGGAACCCAG ATAATAGAAGCACCTCAACTTTGGAAACACTGGAGACGTTTGATCTCAGCCACAATAACTTAAACGAGGGTGTACTAGAGTTCTTGTTTGGTCTCACGTCCCTCAAGAATTTAATTTTTGCCGCTAATAATTTTGTTGGACTCTTTCCTAGCAAAG GAATATGTAGATTGAAGCAACTTGAAGTGCTGGATTTGGGTGGCAATGATTTCGAAGGAACTTTGGATATATGTCTTAGTAATATGTCATCACTTCGGACTCTGGATTTCTCAGATAACTCCTTAAGCGGGAAGATTTCAACAACTCTGATTGCTAGTCTTGTATCGCTGGAGCATCTTTCCCTTTATGGCAACAAATTTGAAGGTGTATTCTCGTTAAATATCTTGGCCAACCTTACAAAGCTTAAGGTGTTACAACTTGGAGATATGGATTCCAGGACTTTTCAGGTGCAAACAGAACACCCTGCTTGGAATGCATCATTTCAGTTGGAACAGCTAAACCTTTTCTCTTGTAAAATCAACTCACCTACATACAGAACACCTTCTTTCCTTTCATCCCAGAATAGATTAAAATTTCTTGATCTATCAAAGAACAACCTGGTTGGTGAATTTCCTAATTGGATGCTTGTGAACTACACAAAACTAAAAGCACTGTATCTGAATGGTAACTTCTTCACTGGGAATATAAAACTTCCCTGTGGTCCAATTTTACATGGCATGGATCAACTACATGTGTTGGACATATCAAGCAACCATATCCAAGGAAAGCTCCCCAATAACATAGGATTCTTCTTCCCAAACCTAGAATATCTGGATGTCTCAAGCAATATGTTTGATGGTCATATTCCGGCCTCGATTGGAGAGATGTCTAACTTGACAGTGTTGAATCTGGGAAACAATAGCATCTCTGGGAGCATGCCTGAGAACATTGTTATTGGATGCACCTCGTTGTTACATCTGTTTATAGAAGAAAACCAGTTGAATGGGACACTTTTAAGTTGTATTGCAAAACCCGGGCTTTATACCTTGAGTGCGTCAAGGAACAACTTTGAAGGTTCGATAGTAACACAAGAAAAATGCCAACATGACTTTATTTTCCTAGATTTGTCTCAAAATAACTTCTCTGGTGCATTGCCCTCTTGCTTGAACATGTCCTCGGCAAAAATAATTCACTTGTTTGGAAATCGTCTTACTGGCGCAATACCTGAAGGATTATTGAATAGTCGCCGCTTGTTGGCCATTGATTTAAGTGACAACAACTTTATGGGAACTATTCCAGAGAGCATCTATGATTCTGAGTCATTGACATTACTTTTACTGGGAAAGAATCAGCTACAGGGTAATCTCTCTAGCCAGATATGTGAATTGAGAAATCTCCAGGTTTTGGACCTTTCAGAAAATAGTTTGACTGGGTCCATTCCTTCTTGCTTAGAAAATCTCAGATTTGCTGGGCGTATGCAATTTTTGAATTTCCCAAATATTGATTTCATAAGCCTAATTCCATTGAATTCAGAATACGATATGTTTGGCTTTGCCATGTATGCGGGGTATACATATGTACAAGTGACATTTAAAGGTCGTCCCCTTTTATTTCATGGTAATATAGTCGAATTAATCTCATTATTAGATTTATCATCTAATCGATTGACAGGGGAGATTCCTCATCAATTAGGAGATCTAAGTGGCCTTATTGCACTCAATTTATCTCACAACCGTTTGAGTGGGCTAATTCCAGAGAGCTTTCACAAGATGCAAAGCATGGAGAGTTTGGATCTTTCAAATAACCACTTGAGTGGACAAATCCCTATTCAGTTGTCAGAGTTGACCAGTTTATCGCATTTCAATGTGTCATACAACAATCTATCAGGTAGAGTACCTAATGAGAATCAATTTGAAACCTTTGATAATAGCAGCTACCAAGGAAATCCATATCTCTATTGGGATAATGATAATAAACACATTCCAATAACTCCAATAGATGATGGAAAGAAAGATGCAACTGCTGCATCCTATGTCACAGTGATCTTAGTATTTATGGCAATCCGTTGGATTAATCCCTTACAGGAGTAA
- the LOC140174414 gene encoding uncharacterized protein: MAEFVVLRDSTAYNNILGRKTINDVEAIINTKLLVMKFVTDDGSIGSIRGELETTVACDNASLSLRKKSKEASGVFLADLDTRVDDKPRPEPEGDLEKFMVGVTEEKFTFVNRNLLHELKEPLVEMIRANGDLFAWTPADMPGIDPEIMSHHLTVKSEARPVAQRRRKMSWERAEEVARQTASLLEAGFIRELDYSTWLSNVVLVKKHSGKWRMCVDYSDLNKACPKDCFPSLT, translated from the coding sequence ATGGCCGAGTTCGTGGTCCTCCGAGATTCCACCGCCTACAACAACATCTTGGGAAGGAAGACGATTAACGATGTTGAAGCGATAATCAACACAAAGCTACTAGTCATGAAGTTTGTTACCGATGACGGATCTATAGGGTCCATAAGAGGAGAACTTGAGACGACAGTCGCTTGCGACAACGCCAGCCTCTCCCTAAGGAAGAAATCCAAAGAGGCGTCAGGGGTGTTCCTAGCTGACCTAGACACCAGGGTAGATGACAAACCCAGACCGGAACCAGAGGGGGACCTGGAAAAGTTCATGGTCGGCGTCACGGAGGAAAAATTCACGTTCGTCAACAGGAATCTCCTACATGAATTGAAGGAGCCCTTGGTAGAAATGATCAGGGCCAATGGGGATTTGTTTGCCTGGACAccggccgacatgccgggcatagaccccgaAATTATGTCACACCACCTGACCGTCAAGTCGGAAGCGCGCCCAGTAGCCCAACGGAGGAGAAAGATGTCGTGGGAGagggcagaggaggtggccaggcagacggccagcctcctagaagcaggTTTCATACGAGAACTAGACTACTCGACATGGCTCTCAAATGTAGTTTTAGTAAAGAAGCACAgcggcaaatggagaatgtgcgtagactactcCGACCTTAACAAGGCATGCCCTAAAGATTGTTTCCCCTCCCTAACATAG